A window of Gammaproteobacteria bacterium contains these coding sequences:
- a CDS encoding sodium:proton antiporter: protein MTNAQWFLLVGGMLLVRGLTAPILQRLPVTPAIIYLAVGLLVGPTVLNLFHFNPLKESALLEVLTEV from the coding sequence TTACTCGTGGGCGGCATGCTGCTCGTGAGGGGCCTGACGGCGCCGATACTCCAGCGCCTGCCGGTCACCCCGGCCATTATTTATCTGGCGGTGGGACTGCTGGTCGGACCGACGGTGCTCAATCTGTTTCACTTCAACCCGCTCAAGGAATCGGCGCTGCTGGAAGTGCTGACCGAAGTGG